A part of Palaemon carinicauda isolate YSFRI2023 chromosome 8, ASM3689809v2, whole genome shotgun sequence genomic DNA contains:
- the LOC137645544 gene encoding uncharacterized protein: MVELGFVYPDSACRSLGDGINVTKILICDIDQVINLWMTSFDSQPPNAILTDVWDRTKLPLPLLINETDTKPLNSTWKSLLTSQNICYQSKDMTGSTSFEFETESQYTNMNCSYLSPDTSCTWTSYYSKKMHVLLTVTASDYNPVVILSDSLDLWSIYPGSNCYRHLPCLEGINIRYTFRHLLDTPVDPCSSDPKYHQMDCIDECMLAQIALQKGCVPPYLQDNTLPECTVQDFREGKMDYELQTMTKARDICQEKCPTQCKRTFISVTPSFLVTGKQRSIIIRQDVSLHTRTEEELVWPLGRALCEIGGAMGLYLGLSFLSVLQSATILVMALATKALLFGKRLISKARRIKNRKESSPKSDFFYKPKLPPVNDTVPDKVMYIPPIIVPSSQLISGSKKAVYTVEEKSKQLNSLSWIDETSPNQKTSLTDSENGKWCRNHLWWMIAFIPCAVIFFPLAINQYLDYSTYPVFTSYETRYLEDVVFPSVTFCMWPPFHPHRLASAGVSYNFSHHCNKFWDSNITFKYNCDWDGVFNELLNDLPGNWTGDLETLWRNVAWKKSDLFRSIKFDSETYEISESFRESTKNNEKLPMKTVVTSLNRCFTFTSPRSRVTPHSELIIQLTNLKSQIMKRIRCYDPTYYWPMDGMFSPIWLEDCWSCYIYKFKLNIFVHAPHQIPLLADDGTYFPVALTSNTFGARLEVSLDAFNRLSTPSSPCVDARNITGGHRPSCIQQCLTRAAIKKVGCRLPFANWSSAPLCSREDYAIFPKYFNSPGEILQDPLEAKRQCEESCPQSCNLLYYSVNQGSAKLTDVSIAFQKPMFTQVSESWRYSSVQLLSNIGSLASLFLGISLYQILTCCLSPEEEEEEEAGLYDIAQLTNILPFLEEER; this comes from the exons ATGGTCGAACTAGGTTTTGTCTATCCAGATTCAGCCTGCAGAAGTCTAGGGGACGGGATTAACGTCACAAAAATACTTATCTGTGACATAGATCAAGTAATAAACCTATGGATGACAAGTTTTGACAGCCAGCCACCTAATGCTATACTCACTGATGTCTGGGACAGGACAAAACTCCCTCTTCCTCTTCTGATAAATGAGACCGATACAAAACCGTTAAATAGTACTTGGAAATCTTTGCTGACCAGTCAGAACATCTGTTATCAATCGAAGGATATGACTGGAAGCACGTCGTTTGAATTTGAGACGGAGAGTCAGTACACAAACATGAATTGCTCCTATTTGTCTCCAGATACATCTTGCACATGGACCAGTTATTACAGCAAGAAAATGCACGTTTTACTAACGGTCACTGCATCGGATTACAACCCTGTTGTCATACTTTCCGACAGCCTAGATTTGTGGTCCATCTATCCAGGTAGTAATTGCTACCGCCATCTTCCCTGTCTTGAGGGTATCAACATCAGATATACATTTCGACACCTACTGGACACTCCTGTAGATCCTTGTTCGTCAGATCCTAAGTACCATCAAATGGACTGTATAGATGAATGTATGTTGGCACAAATAGCTCTGCAGAAAGGATGTGTACCTCCATACCTGCAGGATAATACATTACCAGAATGCACCGTTCAGGATTTTCGTGAAGGGAAGATGGATTATGAGTTACAAACTATGACTAAAGCAAGGGATATTTGTCAAGAAAAGTGCCCCACTCAGTGCAAAAGAACATTTATATCAGTTACACCTAGCTTTTTGGTCACAGGCAAACAG AGAAGCATCATCATTCGCCAAGACGTGTCACTCCACACGCGTACAGAGGAAGAGCTCGTGTGGCCGTTGGGCAGAGCCCTCTGTGAGATCGGGGGTGCCATGGGCCTTTACCTGGGCTTATCCTTCTTATCGGTTCTGCAGTCTGCAACTATCCTGGTCATGGCTCTAGCAACAAAGGCCCTTTTATTCGGAAAACG ATTAATATCCAAAGCAAGACGAATCAAGAACAGAAAGGAATCAAGCCCGAAAAGTGATTTCTTTTATAAACCGAAATTGCCACCAGTAAATGACACTGTTCCTGATAAAGTGATGTATATCCCTCCTATAATAGTTCCCTCGAGCCAACTAATTTCAGGATCTAAAAAGGCTGTTTACACAGTGGAGGAGAAGTCCAAACAGCTCAATAGCCTATCATGGATTGATGAAACTTCTCCAAACCAAAAAACCTCATTGACTGACAGTGAGAATGG aaaatggtgTCGAAATCACCTGTGGTGGATGATAGCATTTATTCCCTGTGCTGTCATTTTCTTTCCTTTAGCCATTAATCAATACCTGGACTACTCTACATATCCTGTCTTTACAAG CTACGAGACGCGTTATTTGGAAGACGTCGTGTTTCCAAGCGTCACCTTCTGCATGTGGCCACCCTTTCATCCACATCGCCTGGCTTCAGCAGGAGTTTCCTACAACTTCTCTCACCACTGCAACAAATTTTGGGATTCAAACATCACTTTCAAATACAA CTGTGATTGGGATGGTGTATTTAATGAATTACTGAATGATCTTCCTGGGAACTGGACTGGTGACCTAGAGACTCTGTGGAGGAACGTGGCTTGGAAGAAATCGGATTTATTCCGTTCAATAAAG TTTGACTCGGAGACGTATGAAATCTCAGAAAGTTTTCGCGAGAGCACCAAAaacaacgaaaaacttccaatgaaAACTGTCGTCACATCTTTAAATAGATGTTTCACGTTCACCTCTCCTCGGTCTCGAGTAACACCTCATTCAGAGCTCATCATACAGCTTACT AACTTGAAATCTCaaattatgaaaagaataagatgtTACGACCCAACTTATTACTGGCCCATGGACGGAATGTTCAGTCCCATATGGTTGGAGGACTGCTGGAGCTGCTACATTTATAAATTCAAGCTGAATATCTTTGTGCATGCGCCTCATCAGATCCCTCTGTTGGCCGACGATGGAACTTATTTTCCA GTTGCACTGACATCCAATACCTTTGGAGCAAGACTTGAAGTCTCTCTGGACGCCTTCAACCGACTGAGCACTCCGTCCTCGCCTTGCGTCGATGCCAGAAACATCACAGGCGGACACAGACCGAGTTGTATCCAACAGTGTTTGACCCGGGCTGCCATAAAAAAAGTGGGATGTCGTCTGCCTTTTGCTAATTGGTCTTCGGCACCATTATGCTCCAG AGAAGACTATGCCATATTCCCTAAATACTTCAATTCCCCTGGAGAGATTCTTCAAGATCCTTTGGAAGCTAAAAGACAGTGCGAAGAATCATGTCCTCAGAGTTGCAATTTGCTCTACTACTCAGTGAACCAAGGCAGTGCCAAGCTGACTGACGTTAGCATCGCATTCCAGAAGCCGATGTTCACACAG gtgtccGAGTCATGGCGATACAGCAGCGTTCAGCTGTTGTCCAACATTGGATCGctggcctctctcttccttggcaTCTCTCTCTACCAAATACTGACTTGCTGTCTAAGtccagaagaggaagaagaggaagaggctg GTTTGTATGATATAGCTCAACTTACGAATATATTACCTTTCTTAGAAGAAGAAAGGTAA